A window of Daucus carota subsp. sativus chromosome 2, DH1 v3.0, whole genome shotgun sequence genomic DNA:
GAAGCCTCCAATAGGTCTTCTAGAACTCGGCATTTTAAATGCTGATGGTCTCCACCCTATGAAAACCAGAGACAAAAGGGGCACATCAGATACATATTGTGTAGCCAAGTATGGCCACAAATGGATTCGGACCCGAACAATCAATGACAGCCTAAATCCAAAATATAATGAGCAATATTCTTGGGATGTTTATGATCTGGCAACTGTTCTCACTGTAGGTGTTTTTGATAACAGTCAGCTTACTGAGAATGGTTCAAGTGGAACCAGAGATATGAAAATAGGTAAGGTTCGCATTAGGCTCTCTACCCTTGAAACTAGCCGTGTATATACACACTCGTATCCTTTGTTAGTCCTTCATCCCTCTGGTGTGAAGAAGATGGGGGAATTACATCTAGCTATCCGGTTTTCAAGCACATCTATGATCAACATGATGTGTATGTACTCGCGTCCCCTTTTACCAAAAATGCATTATGTGAGGCCCTTGACAGTGATGCAGCAAGACATGCTTCGACACCATGCTGTTAACATAGTGGCAGCTAGGCTCAGGCGTGCTGAACCACCACTTCGGCAAGAAATAGTTGAATACATGACTGATGCTGATTCACATCTCTGGAGCATGAGGCGAAGCAAGGCAAACTTTTTCCGCTTGATCTcagtttttaatggattgtttgcTGTTAGTAAATGGTTTGGAGAGGTTTCTTTGTGGAGGAATCCTGTCACGACGATACTAGTACATGCTCTCTTTCTAATGCTCGTGTATTATCCGGAAATGATTCTTCCAACAGTGTTTCTATACATGTTTATTATAGGACTGTGGAACTACCGGTTTCGGGAAAGATACCCGCCTCACATGAACACAAGAATCTCTTATGCCGATTCAGTACACCAGGATGAACTTGATGAGGAATTCGACACATTTCCTACATCTCGAAGCTCAGACCTTGTCCGAATGAGGTATGATCGCCTAAGGAGTGTGGCTGGACGGATTCAGAGTGTGGTTGGTGACATAGCAAGCCAAGGGGAACGTGTGCAAGCACTTCTCAGTTGGCGGGATCCACGAGCCACCATCATATTTCTAACATTTTGTTTAGTAGCTGCCATGGTGTTGTATGTAACTCCTTTCCAAGTACTAGCTGCGTTTGCTGGATTATATGTCATGAGGCATCCTTGGTTTCGTCATAAGTTGCCATCCGCGCCACTCAATTTTTTTCGTCGGTTGCCTGCCAGGACTGACAGCATGTTATAATTCATCAgcgtacaaaattttgtcaaGCACCGGTTTCAGGTTTGTTTGTAAGTGGTTTCAAACATCTGTTCAATTGCATCTTCTGTAATCTTTGCTAACTGGTTTATGGATGTACAAAGTGTATAAAGATCGATGCCTGTAGCAGGAGGATGTGTTCATGTTACTATTgtaaatttctaaaatacaaTGTAAAAAAGGTGTTACATAAATGTGTAAATACTCTGTTTATTATCAAGAAATTATGAAATTCTCAGAGTCGATACAAAGGAACATATTATACAATCAAATTGTCTGTCAATTTAGTAACCATGTTGTTCCTAAACATGTGACATTATTTGCTTTGAAGATTCTGGATTCGATTCCTTTGCATATTCATTTAACAGATAGAGACAcagtaatacaattttttttactatagtTATCCCATTAATTCTTGTGAACTAAGCCTAATCTGCTTTGCTGGATTATGATGGCGAAGAAACCTAGGGATTGATTGATGAGTATCTGATTCACTAGGATACTATAAATAGCTGCTTGATCGCATGGCCTATAAACCATCCTTCTGCACTGAACCACATAAAAAGATTGATGATGAAGAATATGGTTTTTCTCCTTCTTCTTTCAGTTGTAACACTTCAAGTAGCTGATGCTCAAACATGCAAGCCTAGTGGCAAGATTAAGGGCAAGAAGCCTCCACCAGGACTGTGCAAAATAGGATATGGGTCAGACTGTTGTGTCCAAGGGAAGCTATACACGACATACACATGCTCACCTCCGGTGTCCAGCCACACAAAGGCGACCTTAACAATCAATAGTTTTGAGAAGGGTGGTGATGGAGGCGGTCCATCGGAGTGTGATGGGAAGTACCACTCTGACAATACTCCAGTGGTGGCACTGTCAACAGGGTGGTTCAATCACCAGAAGAGATGCATGAATTTTATCAATGTACATGGTAATGGAAAAAGTGTGAGAGCAATGGTGGTGGATGAGTGTGATTCGACAAGGGGGTGTGACAATGATCATGACTATCAGCCACCTTGCCCTCATAACATCGTGGACGCCTCCAAAGCTGTCTGGAAGGCCTTGGGAGTGCCCGAAAAAGATTGGGGAGAAATGCAGATTACATGGTCTGATGCTTAACTGATCTGAATGAGCGGATGTAAAATGATCTGATGCTTAAGCTTAACTGATCCATAAGTAGGCAATAAAAAGAATTCGAATGTCAAAATCATTCTTGTGAATCAGTGGTGCAAGACATTGATATTCATGTTATTTGATGTTTTAAATAAGAGTCCAAGCTAATCTTAATGAATTAGTTATTCTCGTAAAATAAGATCTGTATCAGTTGCAGTGCTGCTGAATGAAAGCCTTATCATATCTGATTGTTTCTCTTTTGTCTTGTTTTCCTGTTGTGGATGTATattccaaatattttaaatattctgCTTGTT
This region includes:
- the LOC108208188 gene encoding uncharacterized protein LOC108208188 → MMKNMVFLLLLSVVTLQVADAQTCKPSGKIKGKKPPPGLCKIGYGSDCCVQGKLYTTYTCSPPVSSHTKATLTINSFEKGGDGGGPSECDGKYHSDNTPVVALSTGWFNHQKRCMNFINVHGNGKSVRAMVVDECDSTRGCDNDHDYQPPCPHNIVDASKAVWKALGVPEKDWGEMQITWSDTCKPSGKIKGRKPPPGQCNTENESDCCVKGKLYTTYTCSPPVSGQTKATLTINSFEKGGDGGGPSECDGNYHSDDTPVVALSTGWFNNKKRCMKFINVHANGKSVKAMVVDECDSTMGCDSVHDYQPPCPNNIVDASKAVWKALGVPERDWGELDIKWSDA